The Lycium barbarum isolate Lr01 chromosome 10, ASM1917538v2, whole genome shotgun sequence genome includes a region encoding these proteins:
- the LOC132612814 gene encoding probable serine/threonine-protein kinase At1g54610 — translation MGCVQGKGYDFSPKRLERMKVNNGYVKGSRVEKQHMQKRQQQQTRDLDRVREQEGINGRINHVVEEEKRIIGINLKEKIKVRDGIGNGVGVRIGNDNSQRGTSGNGRKIGGDELVDGWPKWLVDNIPKEVLVGLVPKTADSYDKLAKVGQGTYSNVYKAKDRKTGKIVALKKVRFDTSEPESVKFMAREIIILKRLDHPNIIKLEGLATSRMQYSLYLVFDFMESDLTKLINRAEGRLTEPQVKRYMEQLLSGLLHCHERGILHRDIKGSNLLIDKNGVLKIADFGLANFYQTKTKRPLTSRVVTLWYRAPELLFGSTDYSVGIDLWSAGCLLAEMFVGRPIMPGRNEIEQLHKIFKLCGSPPEEYWKKVKPPTTFRPPQQKPGFGQAFPSLPHSAFPLLYTLLSVEPHFRGTTATALQNEFFTTSPLACGLSELPVIKVEEDTPPQSIDITTRKKSSKGKPVRKNRDGHRKLLSNISEHSTEEKQGESSNKSQEIGTHSGASSSTSFTLSIKSSMNNQCPPPSPTPSFKFRNINQSAKTEAHPNALKNIKNYPILLASITEAAKHYEDNRLSLNRRSISNIDFRNHHDLMDHKISKLFGLEDTN, via the exons ATGGGGTGTGTTCAAGGCAAGGGTTATGATTTCTCTCCAAAGAGACTTGAGAGGATGAAAGTTAATAATGGTTATGTCAAAGGAAGTAGAGTTGAAAAGCAACACATGCaaaaacgacaacaacaacaaacgaGGGATTTGGATCGAGTTCGAGAACAAGAAGGGATCAATGGGAGGATTAATCATGTGGTTGAAGAAGAGAAGAGAATTATTGGTATAAATCTAAAGGAGAAGATCAAAGTAAGGGATGGAATTGGAAACGGAGTTGGAGTTAGGATAGGAAATGATAATTCACAAAGAGGGACAAGTGGTAACGGCAGGAAAATAGGAGGAGATGAATTGGTGGATGGATGGCCAAAATGGCTTGTTGATAATATTCCTAAAGAGGTTTTGGTTGGTTTAGTTCCAAAGACTGCTGATTCATATGATAAGCTTGCTAAG GTAGGGCAAGGGACATATAGCAATGTGTATAAAGCTAAAGATAGGAAGACTGGGAAAATAGTAGCCTTAAAGAAGGTTAGATTTGATACATCAGAACCAGAGAGTGTGAAGTTCATGGCAAGAGAGATCATAATATTGAAGAGACTTGATCATCCAAATATTATCAAGCTTGAAGGATTAGCCACATCAAGAATGCAATATAGTCTTTATTTGGTTTTTGACTTCATGGAATCTGATTTAACTAAACTTATCAATCGCGCAGAAGGAAGACTCACTGAGCCTCAG GTAAAACGTTACATGGAGCAATTGCTCTCTGGACTTCTACATTGCCATGAGAGAGGAATATTGCATAGGGATATTAAGGGGTCAAATTTGCTAATAGACAAAAATGGGGTGCTCAAAATTGCTGATTTTGGACTTGCAAACTTTTACCAAACAAAGACAAAGAGGCCCCTAACAAGTAGAGTTGTGACACTTTGGTACAGAGCACCAGAGCTACTTTTTGGTTCCACTGATTATAGTGTTGGGATTGATCTTTGGAGTGCTGGTTGCCTTTTGGCTGAAATGTTTGTTGGAAGGCCTATTATGCCTGGTCGGAATGAG ATAGAGCAACTTCACAAGATATTTAAGTTGTGTGGTTCACCACCAGAGGAATATTGGAAGAAAGTGAAGCCACCAACAACATTTAGGCCACCACAGCAAAAGCCTGGTTTTGGACAAGCGTTCCCCAGTTTGCCTCATTCTGCTTTTCCCCTTTTATACACACTTCTGTCTGTGGAGCCTCACTTCCGTGGCACTACTGCTACTGCTCTCCAAAATGAA TTCTTTACAACAAGTCCATTAGCATGTGGGCTCTCTGAACTGCCTGTCATCAAAGTAGAAGAGGATACGCCTCCCCAATCCATTGATATCACAACAAG GAAGAAATCTTCAAAAGGCAAACCGGTTCGAAAAAATAGGGATGGCCATAGAAAATTGCTCTCCAATATTTCTGAACACTCAACAGAG GAAAAGCAAGGGGAGTCAAGTAACAAAAGCCAAGAGATCGGTACTCATAGTGGTGCAAGTAGCAGTACTTCATTTACCTTAAGCATAAAATCAAGCATGAATAATCAATGCCCTCCTCCTTCACCTACTCCATCTTTCAAATTCAGAAACATAAATCAATCTGCTAAAACTGAGGCACATCCTAATGCTCTCAAGAACATCAAGAATTATCCCATTTTATTAGCCTCTATTACTGAAGCTGCTAAGCATTATGAAGACAACAGATTGAGCCTCAACCGTAGGTCCATCTCCAACATTGATTTCAGAAATCATCATGATCTTATGGACCACAAGATCTCTAAGCTGTTCGGCTTAGAAGATACTAATTAA